DNA sequence from the Treponema sp. OMZ 838 genome:
CAGTGTTTACTATTTCAGTATTGTAAGAGGTTCATGGCATGAAACTTGAAGGGATGCATCTATTCTTTAAAAAGATTGCAAAGTTTCAATTAAAATACCGCTGGCTCTGTTTGGTTCTGCTTGCGACTGTAACGGTTGCGGGGCTTATAGGCGTAAAAAGTTTTAAGGTCGGCTCGGCTGATGAAGACGAGTTTTTAACCGTAAAAGAAAGCACAAAAAAGAATGATGCGCGGTTTAAGGAATTGTTCGGCAGTAACGATTCGATCGTGCTGCTCTTTGAATCAGACGATGTATTTAAGCCGGAGGTGCTCCAAGCGATTAAAGATATCGGCGCGGAACTTTTGGAAAAAGTACCGTATGCGGATTCCATCACTTCGATTACCGATACGGATATTACCGTTGGTACGGACGAAGGCATAGAAATCACCAATCCGTTTCGGGACGGTATTCCTTCCGATCCTGCCGCATTAAAGGCTGCCAAAGACTTTATCCTTTCGCGTAAGTCGATTGTTAATAAGCTCGTAACACAGGATGCGACGGAAACATGGCTGGTACTGTCGCTCAAGGCGACACCGCCTGAAGAAGTCTGGAGTAAAACTTCGACGACGGCGCCGATGTACGTTATCGGAGAAGCGGCAATCGACATTGTTACCGATTCTAAATATCATAGCGCCGCGTATACGATAAAACCTGCGGGGCTTCCCTATACCGAAACGGAAGAAAAAGTAGTGATGGGACACGAGACCACAAAAAGCGTAGGATTGAGTTTTCTCTGTATGATTATCTTGCTCATCATATTTACAAGATCGCTCCGCGGAACGATTGTGCCGTTGTTCGCAACCTTCTTCGGTATTACCACGGTACTCGGCATCATGGGCTTTTTGCACATTTCCGGAAAGTCGGAAATGATGTCGGTTCCGATTGTGCTTGCGATGGCGCTTTCGGTCGGTTATTCAATTCACCTTGTCAATTCGTTTAAAACCAGTTTCTATGTAATCGGTAAACGAAAAGAAGCAGTAATCGATTCAATTGAAAATACCGGGTGGCCGCTCTTTTTTACCGTCGTTACTACTGTTGTTTCGGTGTTGTCGTTTTTAACGACCGACCTTAAACCGATGCGCTGGATGGGGGCTGCAAGCGCTGCAATGGTGTTTGCCGTGTATATTTATGTCAGTGTTCTTATTCCTATTTTGATGAGCTTCGGAAAAGATATTGAGGCCGGTAAAGATTCGGCAAATGCTCACAATGCAAAGGCCTCGCGTGCTCAAAAATTGGATGCACGGTTTGAACGCTTCGGGCGTACTGTTATCAAAAGACGCAAAGCAATCATCGCTGCATTTACGCTCATCACTGCTGCGTGTATTCCGGCCTTATTCAGAATAGATGTCAATATGGATAGCTTTAAATTTATGGGCTTGCGCATTCCGTATATTAAACGTCTTTATGAAATTACGCAGTCGCAGCTCGGCTCTTATTTTAACTACAACATTATGCTCACCTTTGATGAAGACGATTCGGTAAAAGATCCTGATGTACTTAAAAAACTTGATGAGCTGAGCACCCTTATCGGAACCTTTAGACTCACAAAATTAAATAACGGCGTACCGAAAATTTTTTCCATTTTAGATGTAGTCAAAGAAATGAATCAAACGATGCACTCCGATGATCCTGCCTTTTACACGATTCCTGATGATGAAGAGTTGCTCACCCAGCTGCTGTTCTTGTACGAAATTTCCGGCGGCAAAACTTCACGTTGGGTTGATGAAGATTTCCGCACGCTCCGTATGGCGATTGATGTTGCCTCGTATGATGCGAACGAACTTGCATCGAATATGAAAACCATTGAGGAAACATGCGCGGAACTGTTTCCGCAGGCCGATTGTCATTTAATCGGAGCCGCCGTACAATTTGCGGAATTGAACAACAAAATCGTATTCGGCGAATTGTATTCTTTTTTAACTTCACTCGTTGCGATTGCAATTTTAATGATGCTTGTGTTCGGCAGTGTTAAGATGGGACTTATCGGGCTTATCCCGAATATCTTTCCCGTCATTGTCATCGGCGCGATTATGGGGTATCTGCGTATTCCGTTGGATATCATAACGATGGCGATTATGCCGATGATCCTCGGTATTGCCGTCGATGACACCATTCATTTTACAAACCATACCAAATATCTTTTTGATAAAGAGAAATCTTATGACCGTGTAATTTTCAAGACGTTTTATTCCATCGGAAAGACACTTGCGATGACAACGATTATTTTGTCTGCAACATTTTTAGTGTATCTTACGTGTAAGATTGATGCGATTCTACGTCTCGGTGTATTGGCTGCAGTCGGTCTTTTGTCTGCGCTCGCCGCCGACTATTTGATGACGCCGGTATTGATTTACATCAGCAAACCGTTTGGAAAAGAGGAGAAATGATAGTATGAAAACAACAAAACATTTGATTGCGCTGACTGTATTTGTAGCGATGTCCCTAAGCCTTGCATTTGCGCAAGAGTTGACGGGTAAAGAGATTATGCAAAAGGTTGATAAACGCGAAAAAGCTGCAACCGATTCGTTTACGATGCGAATGACGCTCATCAATTCCGGTGGAAAAAAACGGGTACGCGAAGTTACTGCATATTCAAAAGATTACGGTAGCGAAAAGAAAACGGTGATGGTGTTTATGCTGCCTGCCGATGTAAAGGGCGTTGGTTATCTTTCTTTCTCGTATGATGATGCTTCGAAAAACGATGACCGCTGGCTTTATATGCCTGCGCTTAAAAAGTCAAAACGCATTTCCGGCTCTTCAAGTCAGGACTATTTTATGGGTACCGATTTTACCTACGATGATATAAGCGGGCACAAGATCGATGACTACACGTACACATTGCTTGCAGAAGAAACCGTAGATGGGAAAAACTGTTGGAAAGTTGAATCGGTTCCGGTAAAAAAATCGATGTACTCAAAGTATGTTTCCTGGATTGATAAGGAATCGCTGGTGCAGGTAAAGGCGGAATTTTACGATGAGCAGGGCGCGCTGCTGAAAGTGCTTACGGTAAGCGGTATCGAAAAAAAAGACGGCTTTTGGACTGCCGGTAAAATGGAAATGAATAATCTGCAAAAAAAGCACACAACCGTTATTGAAACGCTCAAGCACGAGTTCAATAAAAACATTTCAGACTCGTATTTTAGGGTGAATTCTCTGGAAGAAGGAAAAATCAGATAACCTTTTGAAAATATACGATGTATCTCCTTCGTTGCTGCGAAAAAATTAATCCTCAACGTATCAAAGATACGCCTGCGGTTAATTTTTTCTCGCGCCTCGGATCTACACCGTCTATTTTCAAAAGGCTTACGGAAAGGGTTATTTTTTATATGCTGCTACTGAAAATGTTCAATGTATCAGAAGCGGCACGGACGCCGCTGGTTCTATGCAGTAACAAGTTTGCTTGCAAACTTGCAGCTCAAAAATGTACACGGATGTACACTTCTGGACAGGTTTTTTCAAAAAGAGGTTTTCAATGGATATAATCAGGGCAGTATTGGATGGTATAGCGATGGCTGCCATATTTAACGGTTCGGCGGCGGCTCTTGTAATAGCAAACCCGAGATATTTGATGGATTCATATCCTAAGGGGATTCAAAAAGCTGCTCCTGAGCCAATGAATAAGAAAGAAAAACGGGTAAATAAAATATTTACGGTGATAGTAATGGGAGCGTGCTGGCTTTATGGAGTAATAAGTGCATTGCATGGCGGAATTCATACGTTTAGGGCATTGTTTTGGACTGCATATATTCATTGGATTGTTGTGAATTTCGGCGATTTTTTCTTGTTGGATTGTCTTTTATTCCAAAAGTGGACTAAGCTGATTGTCATTCCGGGAACGGAAGATCATCCAACCTATCAAACAAAAAATTGGATGAAGGTTATCGGAATACCCGAACATTTTTTATTGTGGCCGTTTATAATGGTTCCACTTTTTTCTTTAGTTCAAACAGGTATTGTAATGCTTATACAATTTTTGTTTTCTTTCTAAGGCTTACATGGAAAGTACATTGAGAAGCGGGAATACGGACAACCGGTAAATTGATAGGATACAACTATTGAAAAAAAAGGAGTAATGACAATATGAGTATAATACGGAAATACGGACAATCATTCTTGTTAGGCATTACATTTTGTACGCTGTTTTTTGTATTGACGTTTCCATGCAGTGCGCAGGAGGCTGCAGGTGTAGACGGAAAGGCAGGAACAGCTCAAGCAGCGGATTCGTCTCCCGGTACCGGCTCTGAATTACAAACCGCTGATGACATAGTCGGTGATTCAACAGATGATGAATTTTCTACCGATTTGGAAGATGACACTGCAAAACCTGTCTTTACAGTAAGCGGCAAAATTGAAACGCTGCACGGAGTGCGTTGGAACGGTGCTGAAAAGAAGCTTGAATACGGCGCGTCCCGTTCTATCGCACAGATAAAAGGTGAGGTCTCTGCCGGTTCTTCTTATGCGGTTATGTCCGCCGCTACCGAATACAATTATCGTAATCCTGCGCGCACGGGCTTTCGGCTGAACGAAGCGTATTACCGCTATTCCGGCGATATCTGGGATATCAGTGTCGGGCGGCAGGTTATTGCGTGGGGACAGGCTGACGGATTTAGACTCACCGATGTGTTAAGTGCGCGGGACAGCTCGGAGTTTATCGCCTTTAGCGGCGATGATGCGCGGCTTCCGTCGGACAGCGTCCGCCTACGTTTTTTTCACGATCTGTTTACGTTTGAAGCGGTCGCCGTGCCGTTTTTTACGCCGAACAAGCTGCCGCGCTTCGGCTTTGAAGAGGGCGCCAAAGACGGGCTGTACTACATCGACACGCCGGATACTTTTAGTACGCCGTTCGGAACAGTCCCTGTTCATTATACAAAAACGGAAAGCGCAAAACCAAAGATGTTTACCGACACGGAAGCCGCCGCCCGTTTCTCCTTCTTTTTGCCCGGCATCGATTTTTCCGTTTCAGGCTTCTACGGCTGGGATAAGATACCTGAGTTTATGAAACGGGGTGAATGGGAAGGGCAATTAGCTAATCCTTCGCTGCCTTTTCATCCTATTCTGAATAAGTTTATCCCTGCAAAGGAAAAAGCGGAGCTGATTCTTGATACTTGTTATAATCGTATCTGGATGGCTGGATTTGATGCGGCAATTCCGGCAGGTGATGTAACAATACGTTTGGAAACAGCTTTGGTGGGAGACCGTAAGTTTGAGCCAAAACAAGCAAATTTGATAAAGGGTATTACATTTACGGATCGTGCAATGCATGTTCAGTTTGATCAAGCAATAAAAAAACACCAGCTGCTGATGCTCGCCGGCATTGACTGGATCAAGAGTTCGTGGACGCTGAGCGCTCAGTATTTTGAAGACCTCATCCTCAATCATAAAAACGATATAGAGCGGCCGATGCACAAGGGCTTTGTCAGCCTCAATGTAAGCAAAACATTTTTGCGCGATACGCTCAAGCTTTCGGCAAGCGGCGTTATCGATATAAACTACGGCAGTACATCCAGCACCTATTCGGTTAGCTATGCCCTCACCGATAATATCAATTTTGCACTCGGCGGGGATGTGTACACCAAAGGCTACGACGGCAAGGGCGACTTTGCGGCCTTACACAAGATCAGCGCTCTATGGTTGAAGGGAACGTTTACGTGGTAGAACATGGGCATCTCGTAAAAAATGATCCGCCCTCCGCAAAGCCGATAGGCTTTCAGTTTTTAAGGGATGCTTTCATTCATCTAAGCTATTCATTCATTTGGATGTTGTTCAGATGATCGGTGTGTGTAATCAGTGCATTGAGCGTACCGATTGATTCGCTCGTTTCAGCTTCTACCCCGCGTGTTGTCTGAACTGCATCATTGAGGCTTTTGATATTTGTGAACATAGCCGCGATTTCCGTATGTACTTTTTCGGTCGCTTGCAATAAGTTGGTAAAGCTTTCATTGATTTTATTTCTGAGTTCGGCTACTTCCGCTTGTTCCTCTTGTACATCAATGGATTGATCCGCCAGCGATTGCATAGCGCTGTTCATTTCTTCGGCCTGTACATCGACGTCTTTTAAAAACGATGAAATATCTCCTAATATTGTCTGAAAGTTATTGACCTGCATATTGATATTTTCAAAACTTTTTCGCAACACATCCGAAGCCTCTGCGGAATCTTTAATGCTTTTATTGATGTGCTTTAAAATCTTACCGGTATTATCGGCCTCATACGCGGAGTTTTCTGCAAGTTTCCGTATTTCATCGGCAACGACCGCGAAGCCTTTTCCCGCTTCTCCGGCATGAGCGGACTCTATTGCCGCGTTCATTGCCAATAAATTCGTTTGCTCTGCAATGGCGGTAATAATTTGGTTTGTCTCCAGTAGACTTTCCGAGCTTTCGTAAATAGCATTGATGATATCCGTAACCGTTATCAAATGATGTTTACCGGCATCGCTTGCTTCGCGGATGTATGAAAAATTATGATTTATTTCGTTGAATTTTTCCGTTAGTCCGTTAGTAGCATTGTTCAACTGCTTAATCTGTGTTACCGTTTCTTCTGCCGCATCCGATTGCCGTTCAATTCCTTGCCGCATTGTATTCAAAAAAGCATTAAAGCTGTCGGTTGCATTTTGCGTACTCCGAAGTTGATTGCTTTGCTCGGATATTTCAGATCTTAACGTTTGAACTTGAAGCGATAATGCCTGCATTGCCTGTTCTGCTCCGTCCATGTTTTGTGACAGAACCGTCTCTTGCCGCTGCAGTTTATCGCTGGTGTGTCTGATCTCATTAAATAAAAGTGTTTTCTGCTTGTCGGAATCCGACAGTTGTATTTTTATCTCCTCGCTTTGACGATTGTAAATGTGCGTTTTCCATGCAAAACCGAACGCCTGCGCTAATAAAAATGCGGAAAAACCGAACGGCAATAAATTTCCTGTAGGAACGAGCATCATACTATAAAATAAATCGTTTAACGTGAAAATTGTCAGAATGATAATACCGATAACAATAAATATTGCTCCTTCCCGTTTACGTATGAGCAGCTTGATGATCAAATAAATGACATAGACGATAATCATAACAATCACTAATTGATGAACTTGTATGAGTTTTCCGTAGATATAAGACGGTGTTACACAAATAAACGCTGAGTACCCCAACGCCTCAATCATAATGATACGGTTAATAATTTTATGAGTATCTTTAGGATAGAGAGTCGCAAAATAACCGACTACGGAAAAGCTGAGCAATGCAAAGGTAAGGTAGTCGATTTTAGTATCGATATTCCATGATAAAGAAGAAAAGAGGATTCTAAAGACGGGTCCTTTTACCATGTTGCGGAGAACGACGAGAATACTGAAGAACACAAACCATAAGACGCTTTTATTATCAGGTTGAAATAGATAGAGCGCAAGATGATACAGAATAATTGCGACACCAAAGCCGAAGACGAAAATCTCAATAAACAGGAATGCGAAATCGGCACTGTCGGCTTTTGCTTTTGTCGAAAATTTAATGGTTTGGTAAATACCTCCGCGTGAATGAAAAAAGTTTGAAACTTGAATCGCCATGCATACTTCGGTTAGATCTTTCGGAATATAATAGAGAATATTTGCTTCGCCACGGACAGATGCTTCCCGTGAAGCTCCGACTTGTCCTGAATGGGCTTGCAACTCTCCATTTACATAGAGGCTCCATGCGGAAACCGGAGAAGAAAATTGTATTGCTAATTCGGGATGTTGTTCCGGTAATAAAATCTGCAGAGTATAAGTACCGTATCCGAATGCAGACATCTTTGTTCCGTCGGATAAAACGGTTGCGCTCCATTCTTTAGGACATTCGATAAATACCGTAGGGTTACGTACATCTTCCGGTGAAGAAAGTAACCGGCGATTATAGAATCCCATCCTGCCGCTTATTACCATGCTTTGAGTATCGTCGAAGTTGCTTCTGCGGAGATCGAGTACTCCGTTTTGAATGGTTTGAGTAAAAACCGGCGCAAAGCATATACTCAATAGCAAAATAACTATGAGTCTCTTTGTATGTTTCATTGTCTCTCCTTTTAAATTTATCGCCTTTCTTGCGTTTACAGTTCTATCGGAGCATTTCCGCTATCGAAGATAGCCCTCTTGTTTGCCCTGCTGTAAACGCAGTCCTTTTATTCGATTAACCGAAGTCTTTAATATTGGCGGCAAGCGCTTCGGCGGTAAATCCGAGGTGTTCCGCAACTTTTTTTGCGGGACCCGATTCGCCGAAACGTTCTATCGAGAAAATATCCTTTTCCGGCGACTGTACCCAGCCTTCCCAGCCCTGTTTAACTCCCGCTTCCGCAACCATCACACGGCCGTTGTTACCGACTAGCCGCGCTTTACAGGAAGATGTTTGCGCTTCCAGAAGCTCTTTCGACGGAACGGAAACAACCCGTACTTTTTTCGGGGCGGCAAGCTGAGCGGCTTCGCAGGCGAGGCTGACCTCGGAACCGGTCGCAAGCACGGTTATCTCAGGATCGCCGTCGGTGCCTTTTACGATATAGCTGCCGGCGGTTTTCATCAGAGCTTTCCACTGAGGTTCGGCTTTTTCCAGTATGGGCAGATTCTGGCGGCTCAGTATTAAACAGACCGGCCGGTCTTTCTGTTCCAGCGCAATTCTCCATGCGGCGGCGGTTTCTTCCGCATCGGCAGGGCGGAGTACCAGTAGGTTAGGAATGGCGCGGAGACTTGCGAGTGTTTCCACCGGCTGATGGGTCGGGCCGTCTTCGCCGACAAAGATGGAGTCGTGGGTCAATACAAAAATAGAAGGGATGCGCATCAGCGCCGCAAGCCGGAGCGCCGGACGCAGATAGTCGGAGAACACGGCAAAGGTTGCGCAGAAGGCGCGGAAACCGCCGTGCAGCTGAATACCGTTGGTAATCGTTGCCATCGCGAATTCTCTGATACCGAAGTGGATATACCGTCCCTGCGGTGTTGCGGCGGTAAACGATTGGGTATCCTGTAAGGCGACCGCATTCGGTCCCTGCAAGTCCGCCGAACCGCCGACGAGATTCGGAAATGCCTTTGCAAAAGCATTCAGTGCGGTTTTAGAAGCCGCCCGCGTCGCAATCATCTCATCTTTTTTAAAGACAGGATCGGCAACACCGTCGAGTACGGCTTGGTCGATACCGCCTTGCACAAAGCTGCGATCCCATTCTTTGCGCTGCTCGGGATAGGCAGCACTCCACGCGGCAAAGCGACTATTCCAGTCTGCTTCCGCTTGAGCAAACTCCTTTTGCCGCTCTTCAAAATAACGGTAGGCTTCGGGGGCGACAAAGAACTGTTCTGCAGGATCAATGCCCAGCGTCTTCTTTGCCTGCGCCAGCTTCTCTTGACCGAGCGGCGCTCCGTGTGCGGCGGCGGTTCCCTCAACGGCGGGCGCTCCCTTTCCGATTACCGAATCAAGTATGATAAGCGAGGGACGGGGATCTTTTTTTGCTTCCGCAGTGAGCTTTTCTATATCGCTGTAGGAATACATCGACCCGTGCAGCACCTGCCAGCCGTAAGCCTCGTACCGCTTTGTAACATCTTCGGTAAAGGCGATATCGGTTGAACCGTCTATCGTAATATTGTTTTTATCATAGTATACAATGAGCTTACCGAGTTTCAACGTACCGGCAAGGCTCGATGCTTCGGAAGAAACGCCTTCCATTAAACAGCCTTCTCCCACCAGCGCGTAGGTGTAGTGATCGACAATGCGGTACTCTTCGGTGTTGAACCGCGCTGCAAGCATCGCTTCGGCAATTGCCATACCGACTGCGGTAGAAATGCCCTGACCGAGCGGCCCGGTGGTGGCTTCGACGCCGGGGGTGAGGCCGTATTCGGGATGTCCTGCGCAGCGGGAACCGATCTGCCGGAACGAGCGGATATCGTCAAGCGAAAGATCGTAACCGGCAAGATGCAGCGCGGCATACAAGAGCATAGACCCGTGTCCTGCCGACAAGATGAACCGGTCTCGGTCTACCCATTGGGGATTTTTCGGATTATGCCGTAAAATTTTTGCGTACAGCACCGCTGCGAGTTCGGCGGCTCCGAGCGGAAGCCCGGGATGGCCGGAATTAGCTTTTTCGATTGCATCGATTGAAAGGCTCCGTATCGAAAGCGCTACGGCGTCAAGTTCTTTATTCATAATTCCTCCAAAAGTAAGGCGTCTCGTAATTTTATTGTACCATTACGCTGCGCTTCTTTCTATAAAGCCGCTGATAACCGGCTCCTATTACGGCTGCGGGATAAGTTCGAGCAGCTCGGCGATAATTTCATCGGCGCTAATATTTTCCGCGCTCGCTTCATACGAAAGCTTTAAGCGGTGGCGCAGGATGGGGTAGGCGAGTGCCTTTACGTCTTCGGGCAGGACATAGTCGCGTCCGTTTAAAAACGCCCGTATCTTTGAGCATCGGTAAAGGGCGATGCTTGCGCGGGGGGATGCTCCGACGGTGATGTAGCTGAGGTAGCTCCCGCGGGGCAGCTCTTCGCGTTTTTCGATGATGGGGCGGGTCGCCGTAACCAACGAGATAATGTATTCGTGCAGGCCTTCCGTACAGCGTACGGATTCAACTCCTTTGCGGATGGTATGAAGCGTGTCGACGGAAAGAATCGATTCGGTTTCGGGCGTCTGTGTTTTTTTTGCCGAAGCGGTGATGTTCTCGCTTTTCAACATGATGACCAGCTCATCCGCCGGCTTAGGATAGGGGACGAAGAGTTTAAACAGGAAGCGGTCGAGTTCCGCTTCGGGAAGAGGGTAGGTACCTTCCTGTTCTATCGGGTTTTGGGTTGCGAGCACGAAAAACGGTTCGGGAAGCGGATAGCTCGTTTCGCCGATGGTAACTTGTCCTTCCGCCATCGCCTCGAGCAGCGCGGACTGAACCTTTGCCGGCGCCCGATTGATTTCATCGGCCAGTACCAGATGTGCAAATAGCGGCCCTTTGCGTACCGAAAAGCGGTGTGCGATAGAATCAAAAATGAGCGTTCCGGTAAGGTCGGCAGGCAGTAAGTCGGGAGTAAACTGGATGCGTTTAAAACTTAACTGTGAAAGATCGGCGAATGTCCGTACCGTTAAGGTTTTAGCAAGGCCGGGCGCTCCTTCCAGCAGCACATGCCCGCCCGCAATATATGCGACCAGAATATCGTCGATCAGCTGTTCCTGCCCGATGACGGATACGGCCATTTGTTTTTTAAACGCAGCAATCCGCTGCATCGCTTCGGTTTGTAAGCTCTCCATAATAAGGAAGTGTACGCATATTTTTCATTCTATGCAAGATAATGTAATTCTGTAACTTCTTATAATCTTATTCCTTGTATGTAGGCTGCATTTTACTTTTAATCATATTGATAGTGTTAGAAAGATCGATTTTAAAGGAGCCGTGTGTGAAAAGATTTTTTTCCCTTGTTTTTATTCTTGCCGGTGTGTTTATAATTAGCGGGTGTCGCAATCCTTCTCTGAGGGCGTATACGGTTACCTTTAATACGCAAGGCATTGGTACTGCTCCGGCGATGCTTACGGTTGCGGAAGGGAGTAAGCTCACCGCAGCGCAAATACCTTCGCCTACGGCTATCCCCACAAATAAAAGCTTTGACGGCTGGTTTAAAGACCCTGCCGGTGCACAGCCGTGGAACTATAATAGTGATACCGTTACAGCGGATATTACGCTCTATGCAAAATGGCGTAATGCTTCTTCCCCATCACAGCCGCCTATTCCTCCGAGCCCGGGAAATGTAACAGTAAGGTTTGATGTGCAGGGATTCGGTTCGCTGCCTGCCGGTACCGCGACGATTACCGTGACTAAAAACAGTAAATTAAGGCCCGATCAATTACCGCCGCCTGAAGATATTCCTGATGATAAAAACTTCGATGGATGGTATAAAGAGGCGGTCTGTGCCAATAAATGGGATATAGATTCAGACATCGTTACCGGAGATATAACACTGTATGCAAAATGGAGTGATGTTCGTTTTACCGTAAGGTTTGATACGCGTGGACTTACCACTCCACCGGCTCCGGTAACTGTTATTAAAAATCATACTATTCCTGCAACTGATATACCGAATCCTACGCACCGGACATGGAATTTTTCCGGCTGGTATAAAGATAAAAATTGCAATACTCAATGGAATACGGCCTCCGATACCGTTACGGCAGATATAACGCTTTATGCAAAATGGACTCCTAAAAGTCTTTTAAAAAAGGAGTTATGGGAAAGTAAGAAAACTGAAGGAGCGACAAACTATTTTCGAATTCCGGCATTGGCACAGACAAAAGACGGGACGCTGATTGCCATTACGGATTTACGATACAATCATACTGCCGATATCGGTAAGTTCGGGCCTAATGGGGAATGGGGGCAAGACTCCCATATCCATCGCGTGGATGTAATGGTTAAACGCTCTACCGATAACGGCTTGACATGGGATAGCAGCAGTACAAAAATTACAAATACACCGGATAATCCCGTGAAATACGGTTATGGAGATGCCGCTATCGTGGCAGATAGGGACTCGGATAATGTACTGATTATTTGCGCTCACGGGGATACCCGCTACGGACATTATACAGCAGGAGATGCAAATACACGGCTTAAAGTTGTTAAGCTCCGTTCCTTAGACGGAGGTAAAACGTTTACACAGCCTGAGGAAATTACGACTTCCATTTACGGTTTAAACGGTGATTGGGGAACGCTCTTTTTCGGTTCGGGGAAGATTATGCAGTCTCGCAAGATAAAAAAAGATAAGTATTATCGTATTTATGCAGCCCTGTTAGTTAAAAAGACATCAAAAGCTCCCTCTGGAAAAGCCAAAGTCGCGCTCTTCGGAAATGCCGTATTGTACTCTGACGATTTCGGTGAAACATGGCAGGTTCTCGGTGATGCAACGGTGTCGCCGATACCGAACGGTGATGAAGCCAAGGTTGAAGAGCTTCCCGACGGCAGAGTATTGCTTTCAAGCCGCACTGAGAACGGACGTCTCTTTAATATCTTCACTTATATAAATGAAGGAACCGCAAACGGGCATTGGGAAAATGCTCAAAGTATGCTGCTCGAAAATGAACGCGGTACGAACGGTGAAATATGTATTATAAAGGTTCGTAAAACCGATACGAAAGCTCCGGTATATCTTGCATTGCAGTCTATTCCT
Encoded proteins:
- the tkt gene encoding transketolase; its protein translation is MNKELDAVALSIRSLSIDAIEKANSGHPGLPLGAAELAAVLYAKILRHNPKNPQWVDRDRFILSAGHGSMLLYAALHLAGYDLSLDDIRSFRQIGSRCAGHPEYGLTPGVEATTGPLGQGISTAVGMAIAEAMLAARFNTEEYRIVDHYTYALVGEGCLMEGVSSEASSLAGTLKLGKLIVYYDKNNITIDGSTDIAFTEDVTKRYEAYGWQVLHGSMYSYSDIEKLTAEAKKDPRPSLIILDSVIGKGAPAVEGTAAAHGAPLGQEKLAQAKKTLGIDPAEQFFVAPEAYRYFEERQKEFAQAEADWNSRFAAWSAAYPEQRKEWDRSFVQGGIDQAVLDGVADPVFKKDEMIATRAASKTALNAFAKAFPNLVGGSADLQGPNAVALQDTQSFTAATPQGRYIHFGIREFAMATITNGIQLHGGFRAFCATFAVFSDYLRPALRLAALMRIPSIFVLTHDSIFVGEDGPTHQPVETLASLRAIPNLLVLRPADAEETAAAWRIALEQKDRPVCLILSRQNLPILEKAEPQWKALMKTAGSYIVKGTDGDPEITVLATGSEVSLACEAAQLAAPKKVRVVSVPSKELLEAQTSSCKARLVGNNGRVMVAEAGVKQGWEGWVQSPEKDIFSIERFGESGPAKKVAEHLGFTAEALAANIKDFG
- a CDS encoding MoxR family ATPase produces the protein MESLQTEAMQRIAAFKKQMAVSVIGQEQLIDDILVAYIAGGHVLLEGAPGLAKTLTVRTFADLSQLSFKRIQFTPDLLPADLTGTLIFDSIAHRFSVRKGPLFAHLVLADEINRAPAKVQSALLEAMAEGQVTIGETSYPLPEPFFVLATQNPIEQEGTYPLPEAELDRFLFKLFVPYPKPADELVIMLKSENITASAKKTQTPETESILSVDTLHTIRKGVESVRCTEGLHEYIISLVTATRPIIEKREELPRGSYLSYITVGASPRASIALYRCSKIRAFLNGRDYVLPEDVKALAYPILRHRLKLSYEASAENISADEIIAELLELIPQP
- a CDS encoding InlB B-repeat-containing protein is translated as MKRFFSLVFILAGVFIISGCRNPSLRAYTVTFNTQGIGTAPAMLTVAEGSKLTAAQIPSPTAIPTNKSFDGWFKDPAGAQPWNYNSDTVTADITLYAKWRNASSPSQPPIPPSPGNVTVRFDVQGFGSLPAGTATITVTKNSKLRPDQLPPPEDIPDDKNFDGWYKEAVCANKWDIDSDIVTGDITLYAKWSDVRFTVRFDTRGLTTPPAPVTVIKNHTIPATDIPNPTHRTWNFSGWYKDKNCNTQWNTASDTVTADITLYAKWTPKSLLKKELWESKKTEGATNYFRIPALAQTKDGTLIAITDLRYNHTADIGKFGPNGEWGQDSHIHRVDVMVKRSTDNGLTWDSSSTKITNTPDNPVKYGYGDAAIVADRDSDNVLIICAHGDTRYGHYTAGDANTRLKVVKLRSLDGGKTFTQPEEITTSIYGLNGDWGTLFFGSGKIMQSRKIKKDKYYRIYAALLVKKTSKAPSGKAKVALFGNAVLYSDDFGETWQVLGDATVSPIPNGDEAKVEELPDGRVLLSSRTENGRLFNIFTYINEGTANGHWENAQSMLLENERGTNGEICIIKVRKTDTKAPVYLALQSIPLSSKRHPKGGSEPNIRMDVGIYWRVIEENISLLALADSTK